A single genomic interval of Halobacillus halophilus DSM 2266 harbors:
- a CDS encoding sensor domain-containing protein: protein MVNKNTQIDLERITHICNQLASRTGDPASFSLLEEVKNITFPYIKEYEELEASRVLQILDFSRTLEAIVNVVFKVKKKEGQSFCYDLFEGKLAKDIGLTTALVKGKSLEELFTYEQAAFFRQKYALAFSGQTISYKHLYKGRYFETTLSPVEENGRVIEIIGSAVEVTSYEEAEQRLEHMASHDHLTNLPNRNRLQKDLRNSTSAGSPFTIIFCNLDRFKYVNDTMGHIAGDQVLLLVAERIQRSLSVKDQLYRLGGDEFVICLMGMHTQSEIVRLGKEILQNIRHPINLLGRQFFITASLGAAQCPKDGSSAARLLTSADVAMHFCKQNGRHNLLFYLPNMNKHYEKVITLEGDLRQALTQNELYLHYQPKVDVRTGYISGMEALVRWKHPEQGLISPAEFIPVAEETGLINQLDEWVLKEACRQNQEWIEQGYAPERMAVNVSANEIQRHDFTENVKQILVESRMDPQYLEIEVTENSVMRNTEQCLQTMQDLKSIGVSLSIDDFGTGYSSLSYLRQFPIHYLKIDRAFIKGVLTDPSDAEMVKAMIQLAEAFKLEVVAEGIEDQEVLDFLKENECAYYQGYHFSKPLPPHEMEKLLVKKQTYS from the coding sequence GTGGTGAATAAAAATACCCAGATCGATTTAGAGAGAATCACCCATATTTGTAATCAGCTTGCCTCAAGGACGGGAGACCCTGCTTCCTTCAGTCTTTTGGAAGAAGTGAAGAATATTACGTTCCCATACATAAAGGAATATGAAGAATTGGAAGCGAGTCGGGTTCTTCAAATACTGGATTTCTCGCGTACACTTGAAGCTATTGTGAATGTAGTATTTAAAGTGAAAAAGAAGGAAGGTCAATCGTTCTGCTATGATCTGTTTGAGGGGAAATTGGCGAAAGATATAGGGTTGACTACCGCTTTGGTTAAAGGAAAGAGTTTAGAAGAACTGTTTACGTACGAACAGGCTGCTTTCTTTCGCCAAAAATATGCCCTGGCGTTTTCCGGACAGACGATATCTTATAAGCATCTATATAAAGGAAGGTATTTCGAGACTACACTCTCTCCTGTAGAGGAAAATGGAAGAGTAATTGAGATTATCGGGAGTGCAGTTGAGGTAACTTCTTATGAGGAAGCAGAGCAGAGGCTTGAACACATGGCTTCTCATGATCATTTAACCAATCTTCCTAACCGAAACAGGCTTCAAAAAGATCTTAGAAATTCCACCAGTGCCGGAAGTCCGTTTACAATCATTTTTTGTAACCTGGATCGATTCAAGTATGTCAATGATACGATGGGACATATAGCTGGCGACCAGGTGCTGCTATTGGTGGCTGAGAGGATACAACGTTCGCTTTCTGTAAAAGATCAGCTGTATCGTTTAGGGGGAGATGAGTTTGTCATTTGCTTGATGGGGATGCATACGCAGTCTGAGATTGTGAGACTTGGGAAAGAGATTTTACAAAATATCCGACATCCCATCAACTTGCTGGGCAGACAGTTTTTTATTACCGCAAGCCTTGGGGCAGCGCAATGTCCTAAGGATGGATCTTCAGCAGCCCGATTGCTAACTAGCGCAGATGTTGCCATGCATTTCTGTAAACAAAATGGCCGGCATAATTTATTGTTTTATCTGCCTAATATGAACAAGCATTACGAAAAAGTAATTACGTTGGAAGGGGATTTGCGTCAGGCTCTTACCCAGAATGAACTCTATTTGCACTATCAGCCTAAAGTGGACGTTCGAACGGGTTATATAAGCGGAATGGAGGCTTTAGTAAGGTGGAAGCATCCGGAGCAAGGGTTGATATCTCCTGCAGAATTTATCCCAGTTGCTGAAGAAACAGGATTGATAAACCAGCTGGATGAATGGGTATTGAAAGAAGCCTGCAGGCAGAATCAGGAGTGGATTGAGCAGGGTTATGCCCCGGAACGAATGGCTGTGAACGTATCGGCAAATGAGATTCAAAGACATGATTTCACGGAAAATGTAAAGCAGATTTTAGTTGAAAGCAGGATGGATCCTCAGTACTTAGAAATTGAAGTAACGGAAAATAGTGTTATGAGGAATACGGAACAATGTCTTCAAACCATGCAGGACCTTAAATCAATCGGGGTATCCTTATCGATTGATGACTTTGGGACAGGGTACTCATCGCTAAGTTATCTTCGCCAGTTTCCTATTCACTATTTGAAGATTGACCGGGCTTTTATTAAAGGAGTACTGACCGACCCGAGTGACGCGGAAATGGTCAAAGCGATGATTCAGCTGGCCGAGGCTTTCAAATTGGAAGTTGTAGCAGAAGGAATAGAGGATCAGGAAGTGCTGGATTTCTTAAAAGAAAATGAGTGTGCTTACTATCAAGGTTAT